The following are from one region of the Primulina eburnea isolate SZY01 chromosome 17, ASM2296580v1, whole genome shotgun sequence genome:
- the LOC140818150 gene encoding protein root UVB sensitive 4, whose translation MNHLLNHTMFNLMEATIQIYPNSRPHHCKWNPPHSLNMPSPKIPKPTIPKTSLKSLILPKTSLRTSFSCSHDFHENFHSCRVNDEVPETLDFPFVVRHSGTVSRYVWDRREQKLVSVNGINGFRFWDFFIDYEDGVRKLGRFCWSAVRNFFLPREVSENYLEYVKWKFLHRVFSSALQVLATQAMFRAIGFGYSRSLPSAAALNWVLKDGLGRLSRCIYTASLASAFDTNLKRVRFTTSVLFSLSIGVELLTPIFPENFLLLATMANIAKQISLACHLATGSAVHRSFASSDNLGEVSAKSQIQTVCFDNIGLLLAATLNIMFKNNKRLLAALPFVAYPIFSAVDLFGIYQGLKHVHLHTFTKDRLELIIKTWIELGDVPSPAQVSKMEGVGFFQNSGMEIPPIRIGCLNLKRKILWLSITTMRSLSNDDFYFIYVESFNLRFRLRDLGIVVCVREGAATSDVIMGLLQACYIRKGLNVVDWESVFEACDSSDSVIEKWSTLMEESKKSSRNNLALLNENMSSAGWACRNVLLSTEEQARYSFVTD comes from the exons ATGAATCATTTACTGAATCACACCATGTTCAATCTCATGGAAGCAACGATACAAATATATCCAAACTCGCGACCCCATCACTGCAAATGGAATCCACCGCACAGCTTGAACATGCCCAGCCCCAAGATACCCAAACCCACCATACCAAAAACCTCTCTTAAATCTTTAATCTTGCCAAAAACTTCTTTAAGAACCTCCTTCAGTTGCAGCCATGATTTTCACGAAAATTTCCATTCTTGCCGCGTAAACGATGAAGTTCCCGAAACTTTAGACTTTCCTTTTGTGGTTCGCCACTCTGGAACGGTTTCAAGGTACGTTTGGGACAGAAGGGAGCAGAAATTGGTTTCTGTGAATGGGATAAATGGATTTCGTTTTTGGGATTTTTTCATTGATTACGAAGATGGGGTGAGGAAATTGGGTAGATTTTGTTGGTCTGCTGTGAGGAATTTCTTTCTTCCGAGGGAAGTGAGTGAAAACTATTTGGAATATGTGAAATGGAAATTCTTGCACAGAGTGTTCAGCTCTGCTCTTCAGGTTCTTGCTACACAG GCAATGTTTCGGGCAATTGGCTTTGGTTATTCTCGTTCACTCCCATCAGCAGCTGCTCTAAATTGGGTTTTGAAGGATGGACTTGGGAGGCTGAGCAGGTGCATCTATACCGCTTCTCTTGCTTCTGCCTTTGATACCAATCTGAAG AGAGTTAGGTTCACAACCTCTGTGCTATTCAGTTTGAGCATCGGAGTTGAGTTGTTGACTCCCATCTTTCCTGAAAATTTCCTGCTTCTTGCAACAATGGCCAACATTGCTAAGCAAATAAGCCTTGCTTGCCATCTTGCAACTGGT TCTGCAGTGCATAGAAGCTTTGCATCTTCGGACAATCTTGGCGAAGTTTCTGCAAAATCCCAG ATTCAAACAGTGTGCTTTGATAATATAGGTCTTCTGCTTGCGGCCACTCTGAATATCATGTTCAAAAACAATAAAAG ATTATTGGCAGCTCTACCATTTGTTGCATACCCGATCTTCTCCGCTGTTGATCTTTTTGGGATTTATCAAGGTCTAAAGCATGTGCATTTGCATACTTTTACTAAG GATAGGCTTGAGTTGATAATAAAGACATGGATTGAGCTAGGAGATGTTCCTTCTCCAGCCCAAGTGAGTAAAATGGAAGGCGTTGGTTTCTTTCAGAACAGTG GAATGGAGATACCGCCCATCAGAATCGGTTGCTTGAACTTGAAGAGGAAAATACTGTGGCTATCAATTACGACAATGAGATCTTTAAGCAATGATGATTTCTACTTCATATACGTAGAAAGCTTCAATCTCAGATTTAGATTAAGGGAC CTTGGAATTGTTGTTTGCGTACGGGAAGGTGCGGCAACCTCAGATGTTATTATGGGCTTGTTACAG GCTTGCTACATTCGAAAGGGCCTCAATGTGGTCGATTGGGAGAGTGTGTTTGAAGCTTGTGATTCCTCGGACTCAGTGATTGAGAAATGGTCTACATTGATGGAGGAAAGCAAGAAATCTTCGCGAAACAATCTTGCTTTGCTGAATGAAAATATGTCAAGCGCGGGATGGGCTTGTAGAAATGTCCTTTTGAGCACAGAGGAGCAAGCAAGATATAGCTTTGTTACGGACTGA